The Benincasa hispida cultivar B227 chromosome 11, ASM972705v1, whole genome shotgun sequence genome has a segment encoding these proteins:
- the LOC120091597 gene encoding 65-kDa microtubule-associated protein 1-like, whose amino-acid sequence MAVADTQNPLQGETTCGTLLQKLQEIWDEVGESDEERDKMLLQIDQECLDVYKRKVEQADKSRAKLLQSLSDAKHELSSLLSALGEKSFSEFPEKDSGTIKEQLAAIAPALEQLWKQKEQRVKEFFDVQSEIQKICGEIAGSLNLSDNPVVDESQLSVEKLDEYHSQLQELQKEKSERLHKVLEFVSTVHDLCAVLGIDFFATVTEVHPSLNDATGVQSKSISNDTLSKLAKMVLALKEDKKQRLHKLQELATQLIDLWNLMDTPSEERSLFDHVTCNISASVDEVTVPGALALDLIEQAEVEVERLDQLKASRMKEIAFKKQSELEEIFSHAHIEIDPEAAREKIMALIDSGNVEPAELLDDMDDQIAKAKEEVLSRKEILDKVEKWMLACEEESWLEDYNRDDNRYNASRGAHLNLKRAEKARILVNKIPALVDTLIAKTRAWEEDRGISFIYDGVPLLAMLDEYTMLRHEREEEKRRLRDHKKFHEQQTTDQEIITNSRPSPARPIGTKKAAGPRANGAANGTPSSRRLSLNQNGSRSMNKDGKRDSMRPMTPVKYDAISKEDSASHISGTEPVSSSP is encoded by the exons AGAAAAGTAGAGCAAGCTGATAAGTCAAGGGCAAAACTTTTGCAGTCCTTATCAGATGCAAAGCATGAGCTTTCTAGTCTTCTATCTGCTCTTGGTGAAAAAAGTTTTTCTGAATTT CCTGAGAAGGATTCTGGAACAATCAAAGAACAGCTTGCAGCCATAGCTCCAGCCCTCGAACAGCTTTGGAAACAGAAAGAGCAGAGGGTTAAGGAATTTTTTGACGTACAATCAGAGATTCAGAAGATATGTGGGGAGATTGCTGGAAGTTTAAACCTTAGCGATAATCCAGTAGTAGATGAATCTCAACTTTCGGTAGAAAAGCTCGACGAATACCATTCCCAACTTCAGGAACTGCAGAAAGAAAAG AGTGAAAGGTTGCACAAAGTCCTTGAATTTGTGAGCACCGTGCATGATCTGTGTGCTGTCCTTGGAATTGATTTCTTTGCCACTGTAACTGAGGTTCACCCAAGCTTAAATGATGCAACTGGTGTGCAATCTAAAAGCATTAGCAATGATACTTTATCCAAGCTGGCAAAGATGGTCTTAGCATTGAAAGAAGACAAAAAGCAAAGGCTAcataag CTTCAAGAATTGGCAACTCAGCTGATTGATCTTTGGAATCTGATGGATACCCCGTCAGAAGAAAGAAGTTTGTTTGACCATGTCACATGTAATATATCAGCATCAGTAGATGAAGTGACTGTCCCAGGGGCTCTTGCTCTTGATTTGATTGAGCAG GCTGAGGTGGAGGTTGAGAGGCTTGATCAACTCAAGGCTAGTAGGATGAAGGAAATTGCGTTCAAGAAGCAATCTGAACTTGAAGAGATATTTTCTCACGCTCACATAGAAATAGACCCAGAGGCAGCTCGAGAAAAAATTATGGCACTAATTGATTCTGGTAATGTTGAGCCTGCTGAATTACTGGATGACATGGACGACCAAATAGCAAAGGCCAAAGAAGAAGTTCTCAGCAGGAAAGAAATATTAGACAAGGTTGAAAAATGGATGTTAGCATGTGAAGAAGAGAGCTGGCTAGAAGACTACAATCGG GATGATAATAGGTACAATGCCAGCAGAGGGGCTCATTTGAATCTCAAACGTGCAGAGAAAGCTAGAATTCTGGTCAACAAAATTCCAG CTCTTGTTGACACTTTAATTGCCAAAACTCGGGCTTGGGAGGAAGATCGTGGGATATCGTTTATTTACGACGGTGTTCCTCTCCTTGCCATGCTAGACGAATATACCATGCTCAGGCATgaaagagaggaagaaaaacGACGATTGAGG GACCATAAAAAATTCCATGAGCAGCAAACCACAGACCAAGAGATCATCACCAATTCAAGGCCTAGCCCTGCTCGACCCATTGGTACAAAGAAGGCAGCGGGGCCTCGTGCGAATGGAGCTGCAAATGGAACACCTAGCAGCAGACGGTTATCGCTTAATCAAAATGGATCTAGATCAATGAACAAAGATGGCAAAAGGGACAGTATGAGACCAATGACACCGGTGAAATACGACGCAATCTCGAAAGAAGACTCTGCCTCACACATTTCAGGTACCGAACCTGTTTCATCTTCACCATGA